In Misgurnus anguillicaudatus chromosome 5, ASM2758022v2, whole genome shotgun sequence, a genomic segment contains:
- the rbm15 gene encoding RNA-binding protein 15, whose product MKGKERSPVKKRSRALDDVRDRGGSHPTSKKMGVMSISGGGSNNGNSSSKSDGSSARRGLVGDKRDSRDFDGHVSSRTGNNHGYTSPVASSSGKNHASSLSGEAAARSNSRGESRAPLPTNESEYKTLKISELGSQLSDEEIEDGLFHEFKKFGDVSVKISRVNDERIAFVNFRRPDDARAAKHARGRLVLYDRPLKIEAVYLNRRRSRSPVDKDHFSVVAGHRHLHTQRPISPTGLGYRDYRLQQLALGRLPPPPPPPLPRELEREREFAFYEARARPTAYIAERATSFREEDFISPEDDQRANRTLFLGNLDITVTENDLRRAFERFGTITEVDIKRPTRGQSSTYGFLKFENLDMAHRAKMSMSGKVVGRNPIKIGYGKATPTTRLWVGGLGPWVPLTALAREFDRFGTIRTIDYRKGDAWAYIQYESLDAAQAACTHMRGFPLGGQDRRLRVDFADTEHRYQQQFLQPLPLPHYEIVAEPFVHRATPEAIRVRERTPPPLHFRERELYAGAEWPAPAIRERVRNPAFEPLEHLERERRREAWSLERELPGREPGRKRRLLEDGRHLECSPDSSSEWAARRRRPPSLEGSPGGSSRDGRFSDSERPVRGDRASPVRERRSSLDRASGEKRIKNSSSLSESSLGVSPAERKRKAGDSAKGASKRDRSESSSKGSQASKQEAGGKLSMAWNGMLLLKNSNFPASMHILEGDLNVATSLLIDGSTGGKVSQLRITQRLRLDQPKIDEVSRRIKVAGPGGYAVLLAVPGSTEETSSSDPAASTQRPLRNLVSYLKQKQAAGVISLPVGSSKDKDNTGVLHAFPPCDFSQQFLDSSAKALAKTEEDYLVMIIVRGAS is encoded by the coding sequence ATGAAAGGAAAAGAGCGGTCGCCAGTGAAAAAACGTTCAAGGGCCTTGGATGATGTACGAGACAGGGGAGGAAGCCACCCGACCAGTAAGAAAATGGGGGTTATGTCGATTTCTGGTGGCGGAAGCAACAACGGTAACAGTTCGTCTAAAAGCGACGGAAGTTCTGCAAGACGAGGATTAGTTGGAGACAAAAGAGACAGCCGAGATTTCGACGGACACGTATCCAGTCGGACTGGAAATAATCACGGTTACACGAGCCCCGTAGCGAGCTCGAGCGGCAAGAATCACGCCTCGAGCCTATCTGGAGAGGCGGCAGCGCGCAGCAACTCACGCGGAGAATCGCGCGCGCCACTTCCCACAAACGAAAGTGAgtacaaaactttaaaaatcagCGAGCTCGGCTCCCAGCTAAGCGATGAGGAAATAGAGGACGGACTTTTTCACGAGTTCAAAAAATTTGGTGACGTGAGTGTGAAAATAAGCCGAGTCAACGACGAGAGAATTGCATTTGTTAACTTCAGGAGACCTGACGATGCCAGGGCTGCTAAGCACGCACGAGGCCGGCTGGTACTGTACGATCGTCCATTGAAAATTGAGGCAGTGTATTTGAACAGGAGGAGAAGTCGCTCTCCTGTAGACAAGGACCATTTCTCTGTCGTCGCAGGCCATAGACATTTGCATACTCAAAGGCCGATCTCACCGACTGGCCTGGGCTACAGGGACTACAGGTTACAGCAGTTAGCCCTCGGTCGGCTTCCTCCTCCCCCACCCCCTCCTTTACCCAGAGAGcttgaaagagaaagagagtttGCCTTTTACGAAGCAAGGGCAAGGCCTACTGCGTACATTGCTGAGCGGGCTACTTCTTTCCGCGAGGAGGACTTTATCTCTCCAGAGGACGACCAAAGAGCCAACCGCACACTGTTTCTGGGTAATTTGGATATTACTGTGACTGAAAATGACTTGAGAAGAGCCTTTGAAAGATTTGGGACCATCACCGAGGTGGACATTAAAAGACCCACTCGGGGCCAGAGCAGCACCTATGGCTTTCTTAAATTTGAGAACTTGGACATGGCCCATAGAGCAAAAATGAGTATGTCTGGGAAAGTTGTAGGCCGAAACCCCATAAAAATTGGATATGGCAAAGCAACCCCCACCACACGCCTATGGGTAGGTGGTCTTGGACCCTGGGTTCCTCTTACCGCATTAGCGAGGGAATTCGACCGCTTTGGCACTATTAGGACTATAGACTACAGAAAAGGCGATGCCTGGGCGTATATTCAGTATGAAAGCCTGGATGCTGCTCAGGCGGCCTGCACCCACATGCGGGGTTTTCCTCTCGGCGGTCAGGACAGGAGGCTGAGGGTGGACTTCGCCGACACGGAGCACCGCTACCAGCAGCAGTTTCTGCAGCCCCTCCCTTTGCCACACTATGAAATTGTCGCCGAACCCTTTGTTCACCGTGCCACCCCTGAAGCCATCAGGGTCAGAGAAAGGACACCCCCACCACTGCACTTCAGAGAACGTGAACTGTACGCTGGGGCCGAGTGGCCCGCACCTGCCATACGTGAACGTGTGAGAAATCCTGCATTTGAGCCTCTTGAACACTTGGAGCGTGAGCGTCGGCGAGAGGCTTGGTCTCTGGAGCGGGAGCTGCCGGGGAGGGAACCCGGTCGCAAACGCAGACTTCTGGAAGATGGGAGACATCTGGAGTGCTCACCTGACAGCAGCAGCGAATGGGCAGCCCGGCGTCGGAGACCACCTTCTCTTGAGGGTAGCCCGGGCGGTAGCAGCCGTGACGGGCGTTTCAGTGACTCAGAGCGGCCAGTGAGAGGAGATCGAGCATCCCCGGTGCGAGAGAGACGCAGCAGCCTAGATCGAGCCTCTGGTGAGAAACGCATCAAAAACAGCAGCAGCCTATCGGAGTCAAGTCTCGGAGTGAGTCCAGCAGAGAGGAAACGCAAAGCAGGGGATTCAGCTAAAGGGGCCTCCAAAAGAGACAGATCTGAGAGCAGCTCCAAAGGCAGCCAGGCCTCAAAGCAGGAAGCAGGTGGGAAGCTGAGCATGGCCTGGAATGGTATGTTACTCCTTAAAAACAGCAACTTTCCAGCCAGCATGCACATCCTGGAGGGAGATCTGAACGTTGCCACCAGTCTCCTTATCGACGGCAGCACAGGCGGAAAGGTCAGCCAGCTACGCATAACACAACGCCTTCGCCTCGACCAGCCCAAGATCGACGAAGTGTCTCGCCGCATCAAAGTCGCAGGCCCGGGTGGATATGCCGTTCTACTGGCAGTACCAGGCAGCACTGAGGAGACATCGTCTTCGGACCCAGCAGCGTCAACGCAGAGGCCCCTGCGCAACTTGGTTTCGTACCTGAAGCAAAAGCAGGCAGCTGGGGTCATCAGTTTACCTGTCGGGAGCAGTAAAGATAAGGACAACACTGGTGTCCTGCACGCATTTCCACCTTGTGATTTCTCTCAGCAGTTCTTAGATTCTTCTGCGAAAGCTCTTGCCAAAACAGAAGAGGACTACCTGGTCATGATCATTGTTCGAGGAGCATCTTAA